A section of the Malus sylvestris chromosome 17, drMalSylv7.2, whole genome shotgun sequence genome encodes:
- the LOC126610406 gene encoding protein trichome birefringence-like 43 codes for MDDRTRSIRNTDGSQLRARYRGDLLSLNQWQFLTCMIHKSAPEAKYDLVKIGGLSVLKFPAYDISIMLSRNAFLVDIVLEGSRRVLVLNSIQSGNFWRTFDVLVFDTWHWWLHTGRKQPWDFVRYEGWTHKDMYCESRSLG; via the exons ATGGACGATAGGACAAGGAGTATCAGAAATACAGATGGCAGCCAACTTCGTGCCAGATACCGAG GAGACTTATTGAGCTTGAATCAATGGCAGTTTCTCACATGCATGATTCACAAATCAGCACCAGAAGCTAAGTACGACCTAGTCAAGATTGGAGGCCTATCTGTACTCAAATTTCCA GCATACGACATCTCGATCATGCTCTCGCGCAATGCCTTTCTAGTAGATATCGTCCTTGAGGGAAGCCGGCGTGTTCTAGTGCTTAATTCGATTCAAAGTGGAAATTTTTGGAGAACCTTTGATGTCTTGGTCTTTGATACATGGCACTGGTGGCTTCATACCGGAAGGAAACAACC GTGGGATTTTGTCCGATACGAGGGATGGACACACAAAGATATGTATTGCGAATCGAGATCTTTAGGCTAG
- the LOC126609593 gene encoding ACT domain-containing protein ACR11-like isoform X3, with amino-acid sequence MAVAMASCSVGVNLNSNSSLKRSLAVPAPTGAMAEASFGFAPKSFCTVHKGRLISSSTSITPRAAVEDGKTDGSPSETDAVPIPKVIIDQDSDPDATVVEITFGDRLGALLDTMSALRNLGLNVVKANVYLDSSGKHNKFAVTRVDTGRKVEDPELLEAIRLTIINNLIEYHPESSSQLAMGAAFGIVPPPEQVDVDIATHISVNDDGPTRRGCWRRQNFMLATGVNPSSSLFSRFLLTVYDIT; translated from the exons ATGGCAGTGGCTATGGCTTCTTGCAGTGTTGGGGTTAACTTGAACAGTAACTCCAGTTTGAAAAGATCCCTTGCAGTTCCAGCACCAACTGGGGCTATGGCAGAAGCCTCCTTTGGGTTTGCTCCTAAAagcttctgcactgtgcacaaGGGAAG ATTAATATCTTCATCAACCTCAATTACTCCACGAGCAGCTGTGGAG GATGGTAAAACTGATGGAAGTCCAAGCGAAACTGACGCTGTTCCGATTCCTAAAGTTATTATTGACCAAGATTCTGATCCAGATGCAACGGTGGTGGAGATAACCTTTGGAGACCGGCTTGGAGCTCTTCTTGATACT ATGAGTGCGCTTAGAAACCTCGGCCTGAATGTTGTCAAGGCCAATGTCTATTTGGATTCTTCTGGGAAGCATAACAAGTTTGCCGTCACTAGAGT CGATACTGGTAGGAAAGTAGAAGATCCAGAACTACTTGAGGCTATTCGATTGACAATTATAAATAATCTGATAGAGTATCATCCG GAATCAAGTTCCCAGTTAGCGATGGGAGCAGCATTTGGAATTGTGCCCCCACCAGAACAG GTTGATGTGGACATAGCAACCCACATAAGCGTCAACGACGATGGCCCCACCCGAAG GGGTTGTTGGCGAAGGCAAAATTTCATGTTAGCTACAGGGGTAAACCCCTCATCAAGTCTCTTCAGCAG GTTCTTGCTAACAGTTTACGATATTACTTGA
- the LOC126609593 gene encoding ACT domain-containing protein ACR11-like isoform X2 has product MAVAMASCSVGVNLNSNSSLKRSLAVPAPTGAMAEASFGFAPKSFCTVHKGRLISSSTSITPRAAVEDGKTDGSPSETDAVPIPKVIIDQDSDPDATVVEITFGDRLGALLDTMSALRNLGLNVVKANVYLDSSGKHNKFAVTRVDTGRKVEDPELLEAIRLTIINNLIEYHPVDVDIATHISVNDDGPTRSLLYVESADRPGLLVDLVKIIIDVNVAVESGEFDTEGLLAKAKFHVSYRGKPLIKSLQQVLANSLRYYLRRPATEEASF; this is encoded by the exons ATGGCAGTGGCTATGGCTTCTTGCAGTGTTGGGGTTAACTTGAACAGTAACTCCAGTTTGAAAAGATCCCTTGCAGTTCCAGCACCAACTGGGGCTATGGCAGAAGCCTCCTTTGGGTTTGCTCCTAAAagcttctgcactgtgcacaaGGGAAG ATTAATATCTTCATCAACCTCAATTACTCCACGAGCAGCTGTGGAG GATGGTAAAACTGATGGAAGTCCAAGCGAAACTGACGCTGTTCCGATTCCTAAAGTTATTATTGACCAAGATTCTGATCCAGATGCAACGGTGGTGGAGATAACCTTTGGAGACCGGCTTGGAGCTCTTCTTGATACT ATGAGTGCGCTTAGAAACCTCGGCCTGAATGTTGTCAAGGCCAATGTCTATTTGGATTCTTCTGGGAAGCATAACAAGTTTGCCGTCACTAGAGT CGATACTGGTAGGAAAGTAGAAGATCCAGAACTACTTGAGGCTATTCGATTGACAATTATAAATAATCTGATAGAGTATCATCCG GTTGATGTGGACATAGCAACCCACATAAGCGTCAACGACGATGGCCCCACCCGAAG TTTGCTTTACGTGGAGTCAGCAGATCGCCCTGGATTACTGGTGGATCTTGTAAAGATTATAATTGACGTTAATGTTGCTGTTGAATCGGGAGAATTCGACACAGAG GGGTTGTTGGCGAAGGCAAAATTTCATGTTAGCTACAGGGGTAAACCCCTCATCAAGTCTCTTCAGCAG GTTCTTGCTAACAGTTTACGATATTACTTGAGGCGACCGGCAACTGAGGAGGCGAGTTTTTGA
- the LOC126610405 gene encoding protein trichome birefringence-like 43 — protein METSISVSVAAVLVFCLLCQIQGKVAFGGVDNINATKNVVRIGSCDLFQGKWVYDRSYPLYTSTDCPFIEKEFNCQNHGRPDKEYQKYRWQPTSCQIPRITGRSFLQRLRGKRILFVGDSLSLNQWQSLTCMIHKSAPEAKYDLVKIGGLSVLKFPAYDISIMFSRNAFLVDIVLEGSRRVLVLDSIQSGNFWRTFDVLVFDTWHWWLHTGRKQPWDFVRYEGRTHKDMDRMVAYETALRTWARWVDSSVDSTKTQVFFQGVSPDHMNPREWGDAKSENCRGQTEPVFGSHYPGGSHPAEIVLKKVLRIVFKPVHLLDITTLSQLRKDGHPSVYGYGGRRGTDCTHWCLPGVPDSWNQILIAALFQS, from the exons ATGGAGACTTCCATTTCCGTAAGTGTTGCAGCAGTATTGGTTTTCTGTCTTTTGTGTCAAATCCAAGGGAAAGTTGCCTTTGGTGGTGTTGATAATATTAATGCAACGAAAAATGTTGTAAGGATTGGAAGCTGTGACCTTTTTCAGGGGAAATGGGTTTATGATAGGTCTTATCCTCTCTACACTTCCACTGACTGTCCATTCATAGAGAAGGAGTTTAATTGCCAAAACCATGGACGACCGGATAAGGAGTATCAGAAATACAGATGGCAGCCAACTTCGTGCCAGATACCGAG GATCACTGGAAGAAGTTTTCTTCAAAGATTGAGAGGGAAGCGCATCCTGTTTGTAGGAGACTCACTGAGCTTGAATCAATGGCAGTCTCTCACATGCATGATTCACAAATCAGCACCAGAAGCTAAGTACGATCTAGTCAAGATTGGAGGCCTATCTGTACTCAAATTTCCA GCATACGACATCTCGATCATGTTCTCGCGCAATGCCTTTCTAGTAGATATCGTCCTTGAGGGAAGCCGGCGTGTTCTAGTGCTCGATTCGATTCAAAGTGGAAATTTTTGGAGAACCTTTGACGTCTTGGTCTTTGATACATGGCACTGGTGGCTTCATACTGGAAGGAAACAACC GTGGGATTTTGTCCGATACGAGGGACGGACACACAAAGACATGGATCGCATGGTGGCTTACGAGACAGCTCTGAGGACATGGGCAAGATGGGTAGATTCCAGTGTTGATTCTACTAAAACTCAGGTCTTCTTCCAGGGTGTTTCTCCAGATCACATGAA TCCAAGAGAATGGGGTGATGCAAAGTCGGAGAACTGCCGAGGACAAACAGAACCAGTGTTCGGGTCACATTATCCAGGAGGTTCACATCCAGCAGAAATTGTCCTAAAAAAGGTTTTGCGCATAGTGTTTAAGCCAGTTCATTTGCTCGACATAACAACACTTTCACAACTAAGAAAAGACGGTCACCCTTCAGTCTATGGATACGGCGGCCGCCGCGGCACAGACTGCACTCACTGGTGTCTTCCTGGTGTTCCAGATTCTTGGAATCAAATTCTAATTGCAGCACTCTTCCAAAGCTga
- the LOC126609593 gene encoding ACT domain-containing protein ACR11-like isoform X1, whose translation MAVAMASCSVGVNLNSNSSLKRSLAVPAPTGAMAEASFGFAPKSFCTVHKGRLISSSTSITPRAAVEDGKTDGSPSETDAVPIPKVIIDQDSDPDATVVEITFGDRLGALLDTMSALRNLGLNVVKANVYLDSSGKHNKFAVTRVDTGRKVEDPELLEAIRLTIINNLIEYHPESSSQLAMGAAFGIVPPPEQVDVDIATHISVNDDGPTRSLLYVESADRPGLLVDLVKIIIDVNVAVESGEFDTEGLLAKAKFHVSYRGKPLIKSLQQVLANSLRYYLRRPATEEASF comes from the exons ATGGCAGTGGCTATGGCTTCTTGCAGTGTTGGGGTTAACTTGAACAGTAACTCCAGTTTGAAAAGATCCCTTGCAGTTCCAGCACCAACTGGGGCTATGGCAGAAGCCTCCTTTGGGTTTGCTCCTAAAagcttctgcactgtgcacaaGGGAAG ATTAATATCTTCATCAACCTCAATTACTCCACGAGCAGCTGTGGAG GATGGTAAAACTGATGGAAGTCCAAGCGAAACTGACGCTGTTCCGATTCCTAAAGTTATTATTGACCAAGATTCTGATCCAGATGCAACGGTGGTGGAGATAACCTTTGGAGACCGGCTTGGAGCTCTTCTTGATACT ATGAGTGCGCTTAGAAACCTCGGCCTGAATGTTGTCAAGGCCAATGTCTATTTGGATTCTTCTGGGAAGCATAACAAGTTTGCCGTCACTAGAGT CGATACTGGTAGGAAAGTAGAAGATCCAGAACTACTTGAGGCTATTCGATTGACAATTATAAATAATCTGATAGAGTATCATCCG GAATCAAGTTCCCAGTTAGCGATGGGAGCAGCATTTGGAATTGTGCCCCCACCAGAACAG GTTGATGTGGACATAGCAACCCACATAAGCGTCAACGACGATGGCCCCACCCGAAG TTTGCTTTACGTGGAGTCAGCAGATCGCCCTGGATTACTGGTGGATCTTGTAAAGATTATAATTGACGTTAATGTTGCTGTTGAATCGGGAGAATTCGACACAGAG GGGTTGTTGGCGAAGGCAAAATTTCATGTTAGCTACAGGGGTAAACCCCTCATCAAGTCTCTTCAGCAG GTTCTTGCTAACAGTTTACGATATTACTTGAGGCGACCGGCAACTGAGGAGGCGAGTTTTTGA